In Hevea brasiliensis isolate MT/VB/25A 57/8 chromosome 13, ASM3005281v1, whole genome shotgun sequence, a single genomic region encodes these proteins:
- the LOC110660806 gene encoding heat shock protein 90-5, chloroplastic — MAPVLSRSLAAASLVSLSSSTPFSRKHLSSKSFSLRSPFLPQNNGLRKGFSCTGRNWKLEKRNNRIAVRCEAAVAEKEAADSSGEKFEYQAEVSRLLDLIVHSLYSHKEVFLRELVSNASDALDKLRFLSVTEPSLLGDAGELEIRIKTDPDNGTITITDTGIGMTKEELIDCLGTIAQSGTSKFLKALKENKDLGADNGLIGQFGVGFYSAFLVAEKVVVSTKSPRSGKQYVWEAVADSSSYVIKEESDSEKLLHRGTQITLYLREDDKYEFSDPVRIQALVKNYSQFVSFPIYTWQEKSRTVEVEEEEEPKEGEEAKPEDEKKKKTKTKTEKYWDWELANETKPIWMRSSKEVEKDEYHEFYKKTFNEFLDPLAYTHFTTEGEVEFRSVLYIPGMGPLNNEEVVNPKTKNIRLYVKRVFISDDFDGELFPRYLSFVKGVVDSDDLPLNVSREILQESRIVRIMRKRLVRKTFDMIQELSESENKEDYKKFWENFGRFLKLGCIEDTGNHKRITPLLRFYTSKSEDGLTTLDEYVENMGENQKAIYYLATDSLKSAKSAPFLEKLVQKGIEVLYLIEPIDEVAIQNLQTYKEKKFVDISKEDLELGDEDEVKERETKQEFNLLCDWIKQQLGDKVAKVQVSKRLSSSPCVLVSGKFGWSANMERLMKAQALGDTSSLEFMRGRRILEINPDHPIIKDLSAACKNAPDSSDAKRAVDLLYDTALISSGFSPDSPAELGNKIYEMMAMALGGRWGRSEDEAEAVGDNAAESVASADENAEPEVVEPSEVRAESDPWND, encoded by the exons ATGGCTCCAGTTCTAAGCAGAAGCTTAGCTGCTGCTTCTTTGGTCTCCCTTTCCTCTTCCACACCCTTTTCACGTAAACATCTTAGCAGCAAGTCCTTTAGTCTAAGAAGTCCCTTTTTGCCACAAAATAACGGTCTCAGAAAGGGCTTCTCATGTACTGGCCGAAATTGGAAGCTTGAGAAACGAAATAATCGAATTGCTGTCCGGTGCGAGGCTGCTGTCGCCGAGAAAGAAGCCGCGGATTCTTCTGGAGAGAAATTCGAGTATCAAGCTGAG GTCAGTCGCCTGTTGGATTTGATAGTTCACAGTCTATACAGCCACAAGGAAGTATTCCTTAGAGAGCTTGTGAG CAATGCAAGTGATGCTCTAGATAAGTTGAGATTCTTAAGTGTGACTGAGCCATCTTTGCTTGGAGACGCTGGTGAACTGGAGATTCGTATAAAAACTGATCCTGACAATGGGACAATTACCATAAC GGACACAGGCATTGGAATGACAAAAGAAGAACTCATTGACTGTCTTGGAACTATTGCTCAGAGCGGCACTTCAAAATTCCTTAAGGCTCTTAAG GAAAATAAAGATCTTGGGGCAGACAATGGTTTGATTGGTCAATTTGGTGTTGGGTTCTATTCTGCTTTTCTTGTGGCTGAGAAG GTTGTTGTGTCTACTAAGAGCCCAAGGTCAGGTAAGCAATATGTCTGGGAAGCAGTAGCTGACAGTAGCTCGTATGTGATTAAGGAAGAAAGTGATTCTGAAAAGCTTCTGCATCGAGGAACACAAATTACACTTTATCTAAGG GAGGATGATAAATATGAATTCTCGGATCCAGTCAGAATTCAGGCTTTGGTGAAGAACTACTCACAATTCGTTTCTTTCCCCATCTATACATGGCAAGAAAAATCAAGGACTGTTGAG GTGGAAGAGGAGGAAGAACCAAAAGAAGGAGAAGAGGCAAAGCCAGAG gatgagaagaaaaagaaaactaaAACTAAAACTGAAAAGTATTGGGATTGGGAGTTAGCCAATGAAACAAAGCCAATATGG ATGCGAAGCTCAAAGGAAGTTGAAAAGGATGAGTACCATGAGTTCTATAAGAAAACATTTAATGAATTCTTGGACCCACTTGCGTACACACATTTCACCACAGAG GGAGAGGTGGAGTTTAGGAGTGTTCTATACATACCTGGAATGGGGCCTCTTAACAATGAGGAGGTTGTGAATCCAAAAACGAAGAATATACGTTTGTATGTGAAGCGGGTGTTTATCTCAGATGATTTTGATGGAGAGCTG TTTCCACGATATCTAAGCTTTGTGAAGGGTGTGGTTGACTCTGATGATCTTCCTCTTAATGTCTCTCGAGAAATTCTTCAAGAGAGCCGAATTGTAAGAATTATGAGAAAGAGACTTGTTAGGAAAACATTTGACATGATTCAAGAGCTCTCTGAAAGTGAAAATAAGGAG GATTACAAGAAATTCTGGGAGAATTTTGGCAGGTTTCTCAAATTAGGATGTATTGAAGACACTGGTAATCACAAGCGCATAACTCCTTTGCTGCGGTTCTACACCTCCAAAAGTGAGGATGGACTCACAACCTTAGATGAGTATGTTGAGAACATGGGGGAGAACCAGAAGGCTATCTACTACCTGGCAACAGACAGCTTGAAAAGTGCCAAGAGTGCTCCGTTCTTGGAGAAGTTGGTTCAAAAAGGCATTGAG GTTCTTTATTTAATTGAACCTATTGATGAAGTTGCCATCCAGAATCTGCAGACCtacaaagaaaagaaatttgttgaTATCAGCAAGGAAGATCTAGAACTTG GTGATGAGGATGAGGTTAAGGAAAGAGAAACTAAGCAGGAATTCAATCTCCTCTGTGATTGGATAAAGCAGCAGCTTGGTGACAAGGTTGCCAAAGTCCAAGTTTCAAAGCGTCTAAGCTCATCTCCATGTGTGCTTGTTTCTGGAAAGTTTGGTTGGTCAGCCAATATGGAGAG GTTGATGAAAGCACAAGCTCTTGGAGACACTTCCAGCTTGGAGTTCATGAGAGGAAGGAGAATACTGGAGATTAATCCAGATCACCCCATTATTAAAGACTTAAGT GCTGCGTGCAAGAATGCACCTGATAGCAGCGATGCGAAGAGAGCTGTTGATCTCCTATACGACACAGCATTGATCTCCAGTGGATTCTCG CCTGACAGCCCAGCTGAGTTGGGTAATAAGATATATGAGATGATGGCTATGGCACTCGGCGGAAGATGGGGCAGATCTGAAGATGAAGCAGAGGCAGTTGGTGATAATGCTGCAGAATCTGTTGCCAGTGCTGATGAAAATGCAGAGCCAGAAGTAGTTGAACCGTCAGAAGTGAGGGCAGAGAGTGATCCTTGGAACGATTAA
- the LOC110666764 gene encoding uncharacterized protein LOC110666764: MGTATSSMAAKFAFFPPNPPSYNIVVDEETGKLRISDVHQREDVDVLKLSTKKGNEIVAIYVKNSSASLTVLYSHGNAADLGQMYHIFSELSLHLNVNLMGYDYSGYGHSSGKPSEQDTYADIEAAYKCLEETYGVKEEDTILYGQSVGSGPALELATRLPQLRAVILHSPILSGLRVMYPVKKTFWFDIYKNIDKIPLVNCPVLVIHGTEDEVVDFSHGKQLWELCKEKYEPLWLKGGNHCNLELYPEYLRHLRKFISAIEKMPPHLRVASGQSTDQPNQPPNTSDANKEKLRPSTDQPNQPSNTPDANKEKSRSSTDHRDKARPSTGQKEKSRLSTDSREKGRASTDRREKSRKSIDRATKARNSTDQPERARNSFDRLGDMVRSVGLCNADCLKQTASEA; encoded by the exons ATGGGAACGGCAACATCGTCAATGGCAGCGAAATTCGCCTTCTTCCCACCAAATCCACCGTCTTATAACATAGTAGTTGATGAAGAAACTGGGAAACTGAGGATCTCAGATGTCCACCAGAGAGAAGACGTGGACGTGTTGAAGCTTTCCACAAAGAAAGGGAATGAGATTGTTGCCATATACGTGAAAAACTCATCAGCTTCATTGACTGTCCTATACTCTCATGGCAACGCTGCTGATCTTGGCCAGATGTATCATATCTTCTCTGAGCTTAGCCTGCACCTTAATGTTAATCTTATGGG GTACGATTATTCTGGGTATGGACACTCTTCTGGAAAG CCAAGTGAACAAGACACATATGCTGATATAGAGGCTGCTTATAAATGTCTAGAAGAGACTTATGGAGTGAAGGAGGAAGACACCATATTGTATGGTCAGTCAGTAGGGAGTGGACCTGCTCTTGAATTGGCTACTCGTTTGCCACAATTAAGAGCTGTGATTCTTCACAGTCCTATCCTGTCTGGCCTTCGTGTCATGTATCCTGTCAAGAAAACTTTCTGGTTCGACATTTATAAG AACATTGATAAGATTCCGCTCGTTAATTGCCCAGTTCTGGTAATTCAT GGAACCGAAGATGAAGTTGTGGATTTTTCCCATGGTAAGCAGCTGTGGGAGCTCTGTAAAGAGAAGTATGAACCCTTGTGGCTCAAAGGAGGAAACCACTGTAACTTGGAACTCTACCCAGAGTACTTAAGGCATCTCAGGAAGTTCATATCTGCCATTGAGAAGATGCCTCCACACCTTAGAGTTGCATCTGGACAAAGTACAGATCAGCCTAATCAGCCTCCGAACACCTCAGATGCCAATAAGGAAAAATTAAGGCCAAGCACTGATCAGCCTAATCAGCCTTCAAACACTCCAGATGCCAATAAGGAAAAATCAAGGTCAAGTACAGATCATAGAGATAAGGCTAGGCCTAGTACTGGGCAGAAAGAAAAATCCAGGCTAAGCACTGACAGCAGAGAGAAAGGAAGAGCCAGCACTGACAGGAGAGAGAAGTCAAGAAAGAGCATTGATCGTGCAACGAAAGCAAGGAACAGCACTGATCAGCCAGAGAGAGCAAGGAACAGCTTTGACCG GTTGGGAGACATGGTTAGATCTGTGGGATTGTGCAATGCTGATTGTTTGAAGCAGACAGCTTCTGAGGCCTGA